In one Brienomyrus brachyistius isolate T26 chromosome 7, BBRACH_0.4, whole genome shotgun sequence genomic region, the following are encoded:
- the prrc2b gene encoding protein PRRC2B isoform X1, protein MSDRLGQITKSKDGKSKYSTLSLFDKYKGKSIEVQKSTVVPRHGLQSLGKVVPARRMPPPAHLPSLKSENKGNDPNVIIVPKDGTGWANKQEQPDQKSSTASTAQLLASQPPLVLQKSVSSLQKPTLVVSQENTNTGGPKQWAQLNGKAVEQDGSRVLNRLQPFSHEEFPTLKAAGEQDKAGKEKSVFDLSYGPGPSLRPQNVTSWREGGGRNLHPTTSPAAIAAEPEAKSSVAADPATVPPPAAPASSNVATASSTPAPPAVPTPASDQKDLSLRPAQPLRRAVPPGSQYQHHSSTTYHDMLPAFMCPKEPRDPSVSTEHGPTPTVAPARFEARPTFRQPFPAADPVGGEVRRENRFIRAPARPSSRPIHRPGDRAPRPAIINPEDLKDLDELDNECEDGWAGLHEEVDYSEKLKFSDDEEDHSCSEKTKKWGEWELCRDRQSSHSSAEGTYTQDGLEEEGYHRYLESHLSTKPAGRFPPADVQNQQKVAVPSTVHRGESLEEKDEAPRTAPWGKFASTELSEAVERARRRREEEERRAREERLAACAEKLKRLDEKFGKTERLSRPDGTAREVDGREPPLSPAKDSPRTRQENWQYGAKELSEVPPELCPTQEYREDEGPGSGYRSEDDRTDPTSPLPDYGKFQKSLPPRFQKQQEQVYKMQHWQQPSAPLAQSGSTHHQRGFYPPHVLGFDPRWMMMPPYVDPRMAQAGSPVDFYPTAVHTSGMMKPIMQQDHLNSPGSTSDEGCRPSMLQERRAQTAEPYPIWRQDSYPPAPPRSFTPPYQRQHEGKDMSCPESRSEREGSQEDVNNDRGKEYGDVLEEPPHVGHRQSRWGDVPLGSSPRKVSHEEAMPPTAQKWPRSGESDCPKPDAKEVGYNRHHKDSMGSRDEDFSCPGKDKTFEADLWRSESPKKEGSIQSQWSEPGSSKGSQASEASGRILTRRTGPIKKPVLKALKVDDKENEKPKPEPEEKPVPYRLEKEVLTNVYDLKKDSCQPFGNRYPPAPPIPTPEEKSPTTSKPEKANSSTEEESSWDNGKNQARDSQDSRDPTAPRRNNWIFIDEEQAFAGVRGVSRGRGRGFREFSSRGGARGGRGGNISRGGYGVNSNGQRIGRGAGGPREFVKADDIQRGKPRRRNVSETLSEASEYEELPKRPRQKGTENGEVGYSEPSGVRKVVDKDSWRSNKVYTDDQAGSGESRDKAKSTRSFGRALPPRLTNAGYGRGFSSREVTTWRGRGGQFVVSPLQENGYGFGTETYPRRSLDREPSKYTQKHGSPFTENRTEDRGGEGDYYVEADNPDNRPLRRRRPPRQDKPPRFRRLRQEKELGCQWNSEEHVNGEFGSTWPSRPKTGEDPGSGHHLGGRGRDHGGLQDQTEDWESSSENSDFIDRREKGGVPLQGDMASDSLSSELGSGEKRELSKRSFSSQRPLVDRQNRKGDPVVMESGKMSRSSDVVAVSTSSTRSEAWQNGMSPNSKRTSEETSGSIYSVEQPNDVPQGILCDSSGKKMEKDLKPGVLKGDKVEPVSPYELNSYPQGDVTGAVPGPEGFSEAMSKKQRRPMEDERRKKEQGSPVPVKSRTITSKMPPRFAKKQGSLSMEQSEEVLSASNLGTDIWETNSALTVQPSGGDAWTKPVSYPSGETNSEDSDAGPEQSKEHKPGPIGNERSLKHRKGSEGLEGPVAPVNGVDLHVDGVIPVPPIEFGVSAKDADFSLPPGAATVPASSPASKLQDALASNAALTQAVPMLRREHLQQGIGLNPISFPSADLTLKMESARKAWENSQSLPEQGSPVGAGSGGQPACSAGSSSGVSYSSFGGVSMPPMPVASVAPSVSMQGSHITPLYLDGHVFPSQPRLVPPMTQQQSYQQAAAAQQIPISLHTSLQAQAQMGLRGGLPVSQSQEMFSSIQPFRSQVYMHPNLSQPSPMVLSGGAPLKGPYSAFPGMQPSDMVKPQSGSHYQPMNGSQPLVYDGQMNQAPGMGTSQLLDSQLIQVTMPLPGSQLRYGSAQQHLILPQSIQPLQGQNLPVGAPRRMLPPGSQPPVMTGSRETPQMEMKGFQFAEKPNHSQGMSGGSYRPGSVSPSGKPSGPAAVAPLPGHYTQQVPPPQGNIVMHMRPPTTSPFPTPIQRPVMQVNKAVVIRPPSYPSPGREPAPSTSPATSDSSSKGPEDGMKTKAQRDVRAGVAEGKGSSGGMPGKLQEPLAAGDMKLSRTGAIKPQSVKMDGKV, encoded by the exons ATGTCCGATCGTTTGGGGCAAATAACCAAGTCCAAGGATGGGAAAAGCAAGTACTCTACTCTCAGCCTGTTTGATAAGTACAAGGGAAAGTCAATAGAAGTTCAGAAATCTACAG TTGTTCCTCGACATGGCCTGCAGAGTCTTGGTAAAGTGGTCCCAGCCCGGCGTatgccccccccagctcacCTGCCGAGCTTGAAGTCCGAGAACAAAGGAAACGATCCCAACGTGATTATCGTGCCCAAAGACGGAACGGGATGGGCAAACAAGCAGGAGCAGCCAGATCAAAAGAg TTCTACTGCGTCAACAGCACAGCTGCTGGCGTCGCAGCCGCCGCTGGTTTTGCAGAAATCTGTCTCCAGTCTTCAGAAGCCAACGCTGGTGGTCAGTCAGGAG aataCAAATACAGGTGGACCAAAACAATGGGCACAGCTCAATGGAAAGGCAGTAGAACAAGATG GTTCAAGGGTCTTAAACCGACTGCAGCCCTTCTCTCACGAGGAATTTCCAACGTTGAAGGCAGCTGGGGAACAGGACAAGGCCGGCAAGGAAAAAAGCGTCTTCGATCTGTCGTATGGGCCAGGACCAAGCCTCCGCCCACAGA ATGTGACAAGTTGGAGGGAGGGTGGTGGGAGGAATCTGCATCCCACGACCTCACCAGCTGCCATCGCCGCTGAACCTGAGGCCAAGAGCAGCGTGGCAGCCGATCCCGCCACAGTTCCTCCCCCTGCTGCACCCGCCTCCTCGAATGTCGCCACCGCCTCTTCCACCCCTGCTCCCCCCGCAGTCCCGACTCCAGCGTCCGATCAAAAGGACCTCTCCCTCCGCCCGGCACAGCCCCTTCGCAGGGCCGTGCCCCCCGGCTCCCAGTACCAGCACCACTCCAGCACCACCTACCACGACATGCTTCCTGCCTTT ATGTGTCCCAAAGAGCCCCGTGACCCATCTGTCTCCACGGAGCATGGCCCCACCCCCACGGTCGCCCCGGCCCGTTTCGAAGCCCGGCCTACCTTTCGCCAGCCTTTCCCTGCTGCTGATCCCGTTGG CGGAGAGGTAAGGAGGGAGAACCGTTTTATCCGTGCCCCCGCTCGACCCTCATCTCGCCCTATCCACCGCCCTGGTGATCGAGCCCCCCGCCCTGCCATCATCAACCCGGAGGACCTGAAAGACCTGGATGAGCTGGATAATGAGTGCGAAGACGGCTGGGCAG GTCTACATGAGGAAGTGGATTACAGTGAGAAACTGAAATTCAGCGATGACGAGGAGGACCATTCTTGTAGTGAGAAGACTAAAAAGTG GGGAGAGTGGGAGCTTTGCAGAGACCGCCAGTCCTCTCACAGTTCGGCCGAGGGGACCTACACCCAGGATGGGCTAGAGGAAGAGGGATATCACCGTTATTTGGAGTCCCACCTCTCCACGAAGCCTGCAGGCCGGTTTCCCCCTGCGGATGTGCAG AACCAGCAGAAGGTTGCCGTCCCAAGCACTGTCCACCGGGGGGAGTCGCTCGAGGAGAAGGATGAGGCGCCACGGACAGCTCCCTGGGGCAAGTTTGCCTCCACGGAGCTGTCGGAGGCAGTGGAGCGTGCCCGCAGACGTCGTGAGGAAGAGGAGCGGCGTGCCCGCGAGGAGCGCCTGGCCGCCTGCGCCGAGAAACTCAAGCGGCTGGACGAGAAGTTCGGCAAAACCGAGCGACTGTCCAGGCCAGATGGAACCGCCAGGGAAGTGGATGGCAGGGAGCCGCCGCTGTCTCCTGCCAAAGACTCACCCCGGACGCGCCAGGAGAACTGGCAATATGGAGCTAAAG AACTGTCGGAGGTACCACCAGAGCTGTGCCCTACCCAGGAGTATCGGGAGGATGAAGGGCCTGGCTCTGGCTACCGCAGCGAAGATGACAGGACTGACCCCACCTCTCCCCTCCCTGACTATGGCAAATTCCAGAAGTCTCTCCCCCCTCGCTTTCAGAAGCAGCAG GAGCAGGTGTATAAAATGCAGCACTGGCAGCAGCCGTCAGCCCCCTTGGCCCAGTCAGGCAGCACCCACCACCAGCGTGGTTTCTACCCTCCGCACGTGCTGGGCTTTGACCCGCGCTGGATGATGATGCCCCCTTATGTGGATCCCCGCATGGCACAGGCAGGCTCCCCAGTGGACTTCTACCCCACCGCGGTTCACACTTCAG gaATGATGAAGCCCATCATGCAGCAGGACCATCTAAACAGTCCAGGATCTACCTCAGATGAGGGTTGCCGTCCCAGCATGCTCCAGGAGAGGCGAGCTCAAACTGCCGAGCCCTACCCCATCTGGCGCCAGGACAGTTACCCTCCCGCCCCTCCTCGTAGCTTCACTCCCCCCTACCAGAGGCAGCACGAGGGCAAAGACATGAGCTGTCCTGAGAGCAG gagtgagagagagggctCCCAGGAGGACGTGAACAATGATAGAGGAAAGGAGTACGGTGATGTTCTGGAGGAGCCTCCCCATGTTGGCCATCGTCAGAGTCGGTGGGGGGACGTGCCTCTTGGATCCTCCCCAAGGAAGGTGTCTCATGAGGAAGCCATGCCTCCAACTGCCCAGAAGTGGCCCCGGTCCGGGGAGTCCGACTGCCCAAAACCAGACGCCAAAGAGGTCGGTTACAACAGGCACCACAAGGATAGCATGGGGTCCCGGGATGAAGACTTCAGTTGCCCTGGGAAGGACAAGACTTTCGAGGCTGACCTCTGGAGGAGCGAAAGTCCAAAGAAGGAAGGAAGCATCCAGTCACAATGGTCCGAGCCGGGCTCCAGCAAAGGCAGCCAGGCGTCTGAGGCCAGTGGGAGGATCCTGACCCGGAGGACTGGGCCTATCAAGAAACCAGTGCTGAAGGCCCTCAAAGTAGATGATAAGGAGAATGAAAAACCTAAACCAGAGCCAGAGGAGAAGCCTGTTCCTTACCGACTGGAGAAGGAGGTCCTTACCAATGTGTATGACCTGAAGAAGGACTCCTGCCAACCTTTTGGAAACAGATACCCTCCTGCCCCTCCCATACCCACACCGGAAGAGAAATCTCCCACTACTTCCAAACCCGAGAAGGCAAACAGCTCCACTGAGGAAGAAAGTAGCTGGGACAATGGGAAGAACCAGGCCAGGGATAGCCAGGACTCCAGGGATCCCACAGCTCCACGGCGCAACAACTGGATCTTCATCGATGAGGAGCAGGCATTTGCTGGGGTGAGGGGAGTGAGTCGGGGGCGTGGCCGAGGCTTCAGGGAGTTCAGTTCCCGGGGTGGGGCCCGTGGGGGACGGGGAGGGAACATCTCCAGAGGAGGCTACGGCGTCAACAGCAATGGCCAGAGGATCGGCCGGGGTGCTGGCGGCCCACGGGAATTCGTCAAGGCTGACGACATACAAAGGGGGAAGCCACGGCGACGGAACGTGAGTGAGACCCTGAGCGAGGCTTCTGAGTACGAGGAGCTTCCCAAGCGCCCGCGCCAGAAGGGGACTGAGAACGGGGAAGTAGGATACTCTGAGCCCAGCGGTGTCAGGAAGGTCGTCGACAAGGATTCATGGAGGTCCAACAAGGTGTACACCGATGACCAGGCTGGCAGTGGCGAGTCCCGTGACAAGGCCAAAAGCACCCGCAGCTTTGGACGTGCCCTCCCACCACGGCTCACGAACGCTGGGTATGGCCGGGGCTTCAGCTCTCGAGAGGTTACCACCTGGAGGGGAAGAGGAGGCCAGTTTGTCGTTAGCCCCTTGCAAGAAAACGGTTATGGTTTTGGCACCGAGACCTATCCCAGAAGATCACTGGATAGAGAGCCTTCCAAATACACTCAGAAGCATGGCAGTCCCTTTACAGAGAACAGAACTGAGGACCGGGGAGGTGAAGGAGACTATTATGTGGAGGCCGATAATCCAGATAACAGACCTCTGAGGCGACGTCGGCCTCCCCGGCAAGACAAGCCGCCACGCTTCCGCCGCTTAAGGCAGGAGAAGGAGCTTGGGTGCCAGTGGAACAGTGAGGAACATGTCAACGGGGAGTTTGGTAGCACCTGGCCTAGCCGCCCAAAAACTGGAGAGGACCCAGGATCTGGCCACCATCTTGGGGGTAGGGGTCGAGACCATGGAGGCCTCCAGGACCAGACTGAGGACTGGGAGTCTAGCTCTGAAAACAGCGACTTCATCGACCGCCGGGAGAAGGGTGGGGTGCCTTTGCAGGGCGACATGGCCTCGGACTCCCTATCCAGTGAGCTGGGCTCTGGAGAAAAGAGGGAGCTTTCCAAGAGGAGCTTCTCAAgccagcgccccctggtggaccgACAGAACCGCAAAGGGGATCCAGTTGTCATGGAGAGTGGAAAAATGTCCCGGTCATCTGATGTCGTGGCTGTGTCAACCTCATCCACCAGGAGTGAAGCTTGGCAAAATGGAATGTCTCCTAACAGCAAGAG AACCTCTGAGGAGACCTCAGGGTCCATCTACAGTGTGGAGCAGCCCAATGACGTGCCCCAAGGGATCCTTTGTGATTCTTCTGGGAAGAAGATGGAGAAGGACCTTAAGCCTGGGGTGCTGAAAGGAGATAAAGTAGAGCCAGTGTCTCCATACGAGCTGAACAGCTACCCAC AAGGTGACGTCACAGGGGCAGTGCCCGGTCCAGAGGGTTTCTCGGAGGCAATGTCAAAGAAGCAACGTCGTCCAATGGAAGATGAGCGGAGAAAAAAAGAACAGGGGTCACCG GTGCCGGTGAAAAGCAGAACAATCACATCAAAGATGCCCCCACGATTTGCGAAGAAACAGGGGAGTCTGTCTATGGAGCAGTCAGAGGAGGTGCTTTCAGCCAGCAACCTGGGCACCGACATCTGGGAGACAAACTCAG CTCTAACTGTTCAGCCATCGGGTGGCGATGCTTGGACCAAGCCGGTCTCCTACCCTAGCGGCGAGACCAACTCTGAG GATTCGGACGCCGGACCAGAACAGAGCAAGGAGCACAAGCCAGGTCCAATAGGCAACGAGCGCTCGCTCAAGCACCGCAAAGGCTCTGAGGGCCTGGAGGGGCCCGTGGCCCCTGTGAATGGTGTGGACCTCCATGTGGATGGCGTAATCCCCGTGCCACCCATAGAGTTTGGTGTTAGCGCCAAGGACGCCGATTTCAGCCTGCCTCCTGGTGCTGCCACGGTACCTGCATCCAGCCCAGCTTCTAAGCTTCAGGACGCCCTGGCCAGCAAT GCTGCCCTCACTCAGGCTGTACCCATGCTCCGCAGGGAGCATCTTCAGCAAGGCATTGGTCTCAACCCCATCTCCTTCCCCAGCGCGGACCTCACACTCAAG ATGGAGTCTGCACGCAAGGCCTGGGAGAACTCCCAGTCCCTGCCTGAGCAAGGCTCCCCGGTGGGGGCAGGCTCCGGGGGCCAGCCGGCCTGCAGTGCCGGCTCCTCCAGCGGAGTCAGCTACAGCTCCTTTGGGGGTGTCTCCATGCCCCCCATGCCCGTGGCATCAGTGGCGCCATCCGTTTCCATGCAAG gaagccaTATTACCCCCTTGTATCTGGATGGACACGTGTTTCCCAGCCAGCCTCGCCTGGTGCCGCCCATGACGCAGCAGCAGAGCTACCAGCAG GCCGCCGCTGCCCAGCAGATCCCCATCTCCCTCCACACGTCCCTCCAggcccaggcccagatggggcTCCGTGGGGGCCTGCCTGTCTCCCAGTCCCAGGAGATGTTCAGTTCCATCCAGCCGTTCAG GTCACAGGTCTACATGCACCCCAACCTGTCTCAGCCCAGTCCCATGGTGCTATCAGGCGGAGCCCCCCTGAAGGGGCCTTACTCTGCTTTTCCGGGCATGCAGCCTTCAGACATGGTGAAGCCCCAGTCGGGCTCCCACTACCAGCCAATGAACGGTAGCCAACCCCTGGTCTACGACGGGCAGATGAACCAGGCCCCAGGCATGGGCACATCTCAGCTCCTGGACAGCCAGCTCATCCAG GTGACCATGCCCCTTCCCGGCTCCCAGCTGCGATATGGCTCTGCGCAGCAGCACCTAATCCTGCCCCAGTCCATCCAGCCGCTGCAGGGCCAGAACCTGCCTGTGGGTGCCCCCCGGAGAATGCTGCCCCCTGGCTCACAGCCTCCCGTTATGACAGGGAGTAGAGAG ACCCCCCAGATGGAgatgaaaggctttcagtttgCAGAGAAGCCGAACCATTCGCAGGGCATGTCGGGGGGGTCTTACAG GCCAGGTTCTGTCAGCCCCAGTGGAAAGCCCTCTGGTCCAGCGGCTGTGGCCCCTCTACCAGGACACTATACTCAACAG gttccTCCCCCACAAGGCAACATTGTCATGCACATGCGCCCCCCCACCACAAGCCCCTTCCCCACTCCCATCCAGCGGCCAGTCATGCAGGTCAACAAGGCCGTAGTCATCCGCCCTCCCTCGTACCCCAGTCCTGGGCGTGAGCCGGCACCCTCTACCTCCCCTGCCACCTCTGACTCCTCCTCCAAGGGACCAGAGGATGGTATGAAG ACCAAGGCCCAACGCGATGTCCGCGCAGGCGTGGCGGAGGGAAAGGGCTCGTCGGGGGGGATGCCAGGCAAGCTGCAGGAACCCTTGGCCGCCGGGGACATGAAGCTGTCACGCACAGGAGCCATCAAGCCCCAGTCTGTGAAGATGGATGGGAAAGTGTAG